GGCGAATACGGACGTATCAAATCGACCTCCGGCATTGCCACCCTACTAGCAGAAGGCATTGGCGATACCATCCGCGTTTCTCTAACCGAACCTCCCGAAAAAGAGATCCCAGTTTGCTACAGCATTTTGCAATCGCTGGGATTGCGCAAAACCATGGTAGAGTACGTCGCCTGTCCTTCCTGTGGGCGTACCCTATTTAATTTAGAAGAGGTCCTGCAAAAAGTACGCGCCGCCACTTCCCATTTAACTGGGTTGGATATTGCCGTCATGGGTTGTATTGTCAACGGTCCTGGGGAAATGGCCGATGCCGATTACGGCTACGTAGGCAAACAACCAGGTTATATTGCTTTGTACCGCGGTCGGGAAGAAATTAAGCGGGTTCCCGAAGAACGCGGGGTGGAAGAGTTAATCAATCTCATTAAAGAAGACGGACGTTGGGTCGATCCTTAAAGGAATATTGCGCCAATAGTTCTTGCAGGGAAAGGAAAACAGTTGCTTTTCCTTTCCCGGTTTTGGGAAAGTGTTCGGAATCGTACGGGAAGCTTTTGTACATTTAAATAGGGATTTCGCTCTCAATGGTCCCCTGTATAATCCTCAAATTGAGGTGGCGCTAATTTTTGCCCGCGGCGTTGGGAAGAATTGCCACCAAAGCGTGAAAAGGTATGTTACTCTGAAGCTAATAGCATAGAATTTTTCTCAAGGGGGAATGTGTCAGCATTTCCCGCCAGGCTCGATAGCGCATTAGGTATCGAGAAGCTGACCGGTATCCATGCCACATGGGCAACCTGACATCCGGTACCTGGGTGGAAAAATTTTTCAAGTTCCTTTTCAACCGGTCGATTGGTTTCCAGACCATCGCGATCGCTTTTAAAGAACTTTTGGGGAGCGCCCTCCTAGCGTTGCGGACATTTCCCCTTTTTTTCAGGTAAGGCTACGACGGCAACACGACGGACAGAAGTCCGGTAATGTTCGCTCTGGCTTATCGGCGAGCGTAATTCCTATGCAGTCTTTCCCAGCTGAGCTAGACAAATGGCTATATACACCCGTGGGCTGGTAGTCGGTGCTACTGTAGTGACCGTGGCTACCGTTACCTTAACTGGAGCTGGCATTCACGTTCAAGGACAGCCTTTTTTTAAGGATAGTCCCAAAGAGCTGGTGGATGAAGTTTGGCAAATTATCGATAAAACCTATGTAGATGCCACCTTCAATCAGGTGGACTGGCGTTCTGTACGTCAAGAGTATTTAAACCGCTCCTACGAGAATAAAGAGCAAGCTTACGATGCCATTCGGGAGATGCTGGATCGGTTGAATGACCCCTACACGCGGTTCATGGATCCGGAAGAGTTCAAAAATATGCAAATCGACACTTCCGGGGAATTGACGGGGGTAGGCATTCAGATTACCCAGGATGAAGAAACCAAGGAATTGGTGGTGGTTTCTCCCATTGAAGATACGCCTGCTTTTGATGCTGGCATTCAAGCACAAGATGTCATTGTGGAAATTGACGGTCAAAGTACCGAGGGGATGGACCTCAACGATGCGGTGGAAAAAATTCGCGGTCCCATTGGTAGCGAAGTCAGTTTGACCGTTCGCCGCGATGGCAAAGAACTGGAATTTACCATTACCCGCGATCGCATTGAGATTCACCCGGTACGCCACGAAATGCGGCAGGTATCCGATCGCCAAATTGGCTATATTCGCCTGGTACAATTCAGTGCCAACGCCGCCGAAGAAATGCGAGCTGCCATTAACGAATTGGAAGAGAAAGATGTGGAAGGGTATATTCTCGATTTGCGCTCCAATCCGGGAGGCTTGCTGTTTTCCAGCGTGGAAATTGCCCGCATGTGGCTGGATGATGGCACCATTGTCTCGACGGTGAACCGCCGCGGCAAGGTGGACCGACAAAAAGCCA
This region of Geitlerinema sp. PCC 9228 genomic DNA includes:
- the ctpC gene encoding carboxyl-terminal processing protease CtpC; amino-acid sequence: MAIYTRGLVVGATVVTVATVTLTGAGIHVQGQPFFKDSPKELVDEVWQIIDKTYVDATFNQVDWRSVRQEYLNRSYENKEQAYDAIREMLDRLNDPYTRFMDPEEFKNMQIDTSGELTGVGIQITQDEETKELVVVSPIEDTPAFDAGIQAQDVIVEIDGQSTEGMDLNDAVEKIRGPIGSEVSLTVRRDGKELEFTITRDRIEIHPVRHEMRQVSDRQIGYIRLVQFSANAAEEMRAAINELEEKDVEGYILDLRSNPGGLLFSSVEIARMWLDDGTIVSTVNRRGKVDRQKANGKALTQEPLVVLVDNGSASASEILAGALQDNERATLVGAQTFGKGLVQSVQQVGDNAGLAVTIAKYLTPDGRDINKEGIQPDIELELTEQQREKLRENRKQIGTQNDPQYVKAREILLENLN